From a region of the Synechococcus sp. PCC 7502 genome:
- a CDS encoding transposase has product MNSQKKSKWTTLIIIDSQAVKNTCNASIESKGFCSYKATNGIKRHLAVDTLGFPFFTYLTRASVSDDQGLIEMLTFNIDYFKSKPDDITLTTILLDSGYHIEKLTTDLQKVYPEIMTKIRFEISPKISKQQKAEKGLSGFVVVPTRWVIERSNAWVERCKILVKNFERTLVNATAKLNLCFIRLMLKRIATHEI; this is encoded by the coding sequence GTGAACAGTCAAAAAAAATCAAAATGGACAACTTTAATCATCATTGACTCACAAGCAGTGAAAAATACTTGTAATGCAAGTATAGAATCCAAGGGCTTCTGCTCCTACAAAGCAACTAACGGGATCAAAAGACATTTAGCCGTTGACACTCTGGGATTTCCTTTCTTTACCTATTTAACAAGAGCAAGTGTATCAGATGACCAAGGACTGATTGAGATGTTAACGTTTAACATTGATTACTTCAAATCGAAGCCAGATGACATTACCCTAACTACGATATTGCTGGATAGTGGTTATCATATCGAAAAATTGACGACTGATTTACAGAAGGTTTATCCTGAGATTATGACTAAGATTAGGTTTGAAATTTCTCCTAAGATATCAAAGCAACAGAAGGCAGAAAAAGGTCTGTCTGGGTTTGTAGTTGTGCCGACAAGGTGGGTAATTGAAAGGTCAAATGCTTGGGTTGAAAGATGCAAAATCTTAGTTAAGAACTTTGAGAGAACTCTCGTTAATGCTACAGCTAAACTCAATCTTTGCTTTATTCGCTTGATGCTAAAAAGAATTGCTACTCATGAGATATGA
- a CDS encoding rhodanese-like domain-containing protein, producing MAHTEKFQKLADEAKAKIQEISIEEFTSLDKKEETPPILIDVREESEWQKAHIEGAIHLSRGVIELKIEEAVPDLDAPIVCYCGGGNRSALVAESLQKLGYTNVQSLIGGFKAWEKAELPIATPEKNAN from the coding sequence ATGGCACATACGGAAAAATTTCAAAAGTTAGCTGATGAGGCAAAAGCGAAGATTCAAGAAATCTCCATTGAAGAGTTCACATCTCTGGATAAAAAAGAAGAAACACCACCAATTTTAATTGATGTGAGAGAAGAAAGTGAATGGCAAAAAGCCCATATTGAAGGGGCAATTCACCTTAGTCGAGGCGTAATTGAACTCAAAATTGAAGAAGCTGTTCCTGATTTGGATGCTCCCATTGTTTGCTATTGCGGCGGCGGCAATCGCTCGGCTCTAGTGGCAGAAAGCTTGCAAAAATTAGGCTATACCAATGTTCAGTCCTTAATTGGGGGATTTAAGGCTTGGGAAAAGGCTGAACTACCGATCGCTACTCCAGAAAAAAATGCTAACTAA
- a CDS encoding acyl-CoA dehydrogenase family protein — MLTKIKSINSQSSLSLAQSLAQEFATTAIARDKSGGTPKYERDLIRASGLLKIAIPKIYGGWELPWHEVFKISREFAKVDSAIAHVYSYHHLGVTIPHIFGSEEQKAKFYTETINNNWFWCNALNPLDRRATLTRDGKIWRLNGIKSFCSGSKDSDILPITAVNVETSELTVLAIPTNREGVTIHDDWDNIGQRQTDSGSISFAQVEVFPQEIFGNRSQSDRPFKTIRACLTQLNLANIYLGIAIGAFESAREYTQTQTQPSLNSGVDSATQDPYILEKYGDMWVNLQATEALVDRAGLALQASWEQEWELTAQQRGETAIAIVTAKVAAHKVGLDVTSRIFEVMGAHSSSSKYGFDRYWRNLRTFTLHDPVEYKIKAIGDFALNAQLPKPDFYI; from the coding sequence ATGCTAACTAAAATTAAATCTATTAACTCTCAATCAAGCCTTTCCCTGGCTCAATCTTTAGCACAAGAATTTGCAACTACAGCGATCGCCAGAGATAAAAGCGGTGGCACTCCTAAATATGAGCGTGATCTCATCCGTGCAAGTGGGTTACTAAAAATTGCGATTCCTAAAATTTATGGTGGATGGGAATTACCTTGGCATGAGGTATTTAAAATTAGCCGAGAATTTGCCAAAGTTGATAGTGCGATCGCCCATGTCTATTCCTATCATCACCTCGGTGTAACTATCCCCCATATTTTCGGTTCGGAGGAGCAGAAGGCAAAATTCTACACAGAAACAATCAATAATAATTGGTTTTGGTGTAATGCGCTCAATCCTCTGGATCGCCGAGCAACGCTCACTAGAGATGGTAAAATCTGGCGGTTAAATGGCATTAAAAGCTTTTGTTCGGGTTCCAAAGATTCTGATATTTTGCCAATTACGGCTGTTAATGTCGAAACCTCAGAACTAACAGTATTAGCAATTCCAACTAACCGTGAAGGCGTAACTATTCATGACGATTGGGATAATATTGGACAGCGTCAAACCGATAGCGGTAGCATTAGCTTTGCCCAAGTGGAAGTATTCCCCCAAGAAATATTTGGTAATCGTAGTCAAAGCGATCGCCCTTTTAAAACGATAAGAGCCTGCTTGACACAATTAAATCTTGCCAATATTTATCTAGGCATTGCGATCGGAGCCTTTGAGTCGGCAAGGGAATATACCCAAACCCAAACTCAACCTTCGCTGAATTCGGGTGTAGATAGTGCGACGCAAGACCCCTATATTCTGGAAAAGTATGGAGATATGTGGGTGAATCTGCAAGCTACAGAGGCACTTGTCGATCGCGCAGGATTAGCATTACAAGCATCATGGGAGCAAGAATGGGAACTCACTGCTCAACAAAGAGGTGAAACGGCGATCGCAATCGTTACAGCTAAAGTTGCAGCTCACAAAGTTGGGTTAGACGTTACCAGTCGTATTTTTGAAGTGATGGGGGCGCATTCTAGTTCAAGTAAGTATGGATTTGATCGCTATTGGCGTAATTTACGCACTTTTACACTCCATGATCCTGTGGAATATAAGATTAAAGCGATCGGCGATTTTGCCCTTAATGCTCAACTCCCTAAGCCCGATTTCTATATCTAA
- a CDS encoding transposase: MLNPYSSSLTDKEWEIIEPLLPKKKQTRPPTWTKRQILDGILYQLKNGCNWRDMPRDLPPFSTVYRYYKEWKDTGTFTAIMEALHATAREQSKKIKMDNFNHH, encoded by the coding sequence ATGCTAAATCCATACTCAAGTAGCCTAACAGATAAAGAATGGGAAATTATAGAACCATTGCTCCCAAAGAAAAAGCAAACTAGACCGCCAACTTGGACAAAAAGACAAATTTTAGACGGCATACTCTACCAACTCAAAAACGGTTGTAATTGGCGAGATATGCCCCGAGACTTACCACCATTCTCTACAGTGTATCGATACTACAAGGAGTGGAAAGATACAGGTACATTTACTGCGATTATGGAAGCTTTGCATGCAACAGCCCGTGAACAGTCAAAAAAAATCAAAATGGACAACTTTAATCATCATTGA
- a CDS encoding IS1 family transposase (programmed frameshift) produces MEVKCPYCESDQIVKNGITRHKKQNYKCKKCNRQFVINPKNQPIAESTIKLVDNLLLERISMRGIKRVAKVSLQWLQSYVNGKSVSVEPQVKVIPKKKPRLTIECDELWSFVGDKKCKVWIWLAIDRNTREIVGVFVGSRDQETALGLWQSLPTVYRQWAVCYTDFWQAYSCILPKKRHKAVGKESGQTNHIERFNCTLRQRISRLVRKTLSFSKKLENHIGAIWIFIHHYNSEIHSKFCIMPS; encoded by the exons ATGGAAGTAAAATGTCCTTACTGTGAAAGTGACCAGATAGTTAAGAATGGCATAACCCGTCACAAAAAACAAAACTACAAATGTAAAAAGTGTAATCGTCAATTTGTGATTAATCCCAAAAACCAGCCAATAGCTGAATCCACAATTAAATTAGTCGATAATCTGCTGCTAGAACGTATATCCATGCGAGGGATTAAGCGTGTTGCCAAGGTGTCATTACAGTGGTTACAGAGTTATGTAAATGGTAAGTCTGTCAGTGTAGAGCCGCAAGTTAAGGTAATCCCTAAAAAAAAGC CACGCCTGACCATTGAGTGCGATGAACTATGGTCATTTGTAGGGGATAAAAAATGTAAGGTATGGATTTGGTTAGCAATTGACCGAAATACTAGAGAAATTGTTGGAGTGTTTGTTGGTAGTCGAGACCAAGAAACAGCCTTGGGGTTATGGCAATCTTTACCAACCGTTTATCGACAATGGGCTGTTTGTTATACTGACTTCTGGCAAGCTTATAGCTGTATTTTGCCTAAAAAACGCCATAAGGCTGTGGGCAAAGAGTCTGGACAGACTAATCATATTGAAAGGTTCAATTGTACTTTAAGGCAAAGAATTTCTCGCCTTGTTAGAAAAACTCTTTCTTTTTCTAAGAAATTAGAAAATCATATCGGTGCTATTTGGATATTTATCCATCACTACAATTCTGAAATTCACTCTAAGTTCTGCATCATGCCCTCTTGA